One window from the genome of Cytophagia bacterium CHB2 encodes:
- a CDS encoding glycosyltransferase family 2 protein codes for MSAVSVETPQKLDRQAAVQNESTARLSAIVITKNEGENIHECLASLHWVQEIVVVDAESQDNTVALAREFTDKVFVRPWEGYAAAKRFALAQCTGDWVLWIDADERVTPELRQEICDLLSNAPACAGYELARLANFLGRWIMHGGWYPGYVLRLFRRENANFNNLKVHEGVELKGKIGRLQNHLLHYTDRDIRRYFEKFNRYTSLAAEELHRKGKRWQWWDLLFRPFWMFLRMYVFKTGFLDGMPGFILACFSAAYVFTKYAKLWEIEKTQKNSHSPSLAE; via the coding sequence ATGAGTGCGGTTAGCGTTGAAACTCCGCAAAAATTAGATCGCCAAGCGGCCGTTCAAAATGAGAGCACGGCGCGCCTGTCGGCCATCGTGATCACCAAAAACGAGGGCGAGAACATTCATGAATGCCTCGCTTCCCTGCATTGGGTGCAGGAGATTGTGGTGGTCGATGCCGAAAGCCAGGACAACACCGTCGCGCTGGCCAGGGAATTCACCGACAAAGTTTTCGTGCGGCCCTGGGAGGGTTATGCGGCCGCGAAACGATTCGCGCTGGCGCAATGCACCGGCGATTGGGTGTTGTGGATCGACGCCGACGAGCGCGTCACGCCCGAGCTGCGTCAGGAAATTTGTGATTTACTCTCAAATGCCCCGGCCTGCGCCGGCTATGAACTTGCCCGTCTGGCCAATTTTCTCGGGCGTTGGATCATGCACGGCGGTTGGTATCCCGGTTATGTGCTGCGCCTCTTCCGGCGGGAGAATGCAAATTTCAACAATCTCAAAGTTCACGAGGGGGTTGAACTCAAAGGCAAAATCGGTCGCCTGCAAAACCATCTTTTGCATTACACTGATCGCGACATTCGCCGCTATTTTGAAAAATTCAATCGTTATACCTCGCTTGCTGCCGAAGAACTGCATCGCAAAGGCAAGCGCTGGCAGTGGTGGGATTTGCTGTTTCGCCCGTTCTGGATGTTTTTGCGCATGTATGTTTTCAAAACCGGCTTTCTCGACGGCATGCCGGGATTCATACTCGCCTGCTTTTCAGCGGCATACGTATTTACGAAGTACGCGAAATTGTGGGAGATTGAAAAAACGCAAAAGAATTCTCATTCGCCATCGCTTGCGGAATAA
- a CDS encoding BrnT family toxin, with amino-acid sequence MIIRNVIISERIQEKLWSKHHVDDFEVGQVFSNYPYFEFRERGKVISDEDMYSAWGRTNSGRYLIVFFIYKLNQDALIMSARDMNKNERKHYAKARH; translated from the coding sequence ATGATCATTCGGAATGTCATTATCTCGGAACGGATTCAAGAAAAACTTTGGAGCAAGCACCATGTCGATGACTTCGAAGTAGGGCAAGTATTCAGCAATTACCCTTATTTTGAATTTCGTGAAAGAGGCAAGGTGATCAGCGACGAGGATATGTATTCGGCATGGGGACGAACAAACTCCGGCCGGTACTTGATTGTGTTTTTTATTTACAAGCTCAACCAAGATGCTTTGATAATGAGCGCCAGGGACATGAACAAAAATGAGCGTAAGCATTATGCGAAAGCCAGACACTAA
- a CDS encoding glycosyltransferase family 9 protein, whose product MKSKPPLSPFYDSQTIIPDCRLFTGYKPCVPFKLCEGCQDRIPMATRVLIVNLDALGTVLATTAQLPALKRTYPDSHITWITRKNALPLLQNNPFIDHLVEWNDENRIAILQQRFEVALNADKSRPAAAFMNIVNAASKRGFGLNENGAIVPLNPGAEYGYRLGVDDHFKFRVNQRTGNDILAEAWEIDYRRDEYVLQLTPEELAACERWRRELGLREAETVIGFNTGCSTLFSLKKLEIETQAAAIRQIAVAMPEVKIILLGGREDTERNQRLAELCEGAAIPTPTTLGLREGIVLENLADIVVSGDSLGMHIAIGLKKYVVAWFGLSCAAEIELYDRGVKIIRDLPCAPCWKKVCDMPHGPICVTEFRPEWLVEAVYTTHNSSRLREAVLEKAS is encoded by the coding sequence ATGAAATCAAAGCCACCGCTGAGCCCATTCTACGATTCGCAAACGATCATTCCGGATTGCCGGTTGTTCACCGGCTACAAGCCGTGTGTGCCATTCAAGCTCTGTGAAGGCTGTCAAGATCGCATTCCGATGGCCACACGCGTGCTGATCGTGAATCTCGATGCGCTCGGCACGGTGCTGGCCACCACCGCGCAGTTGCCGGCGCTCAAACGAACCTATCCCGATAGTCACATCACCTGGATCACACGCAAGAATGCCTTGCCGCTGCTGCAAAACAATCCGTTCATCGATCATCTGGTGGAATGGAACGACGAAAATCGCATAGCGATTCTACAGCAGAGATTCGAGGTGGCGCTCAATGCCGATAAAAGCCGGCCGGCGGCAGCATTCATGAATATTGTCAATGCCGCCAGCAAGCGTGGCTTCGGCTTGAATGAGAACGGCGCAATTGTGCCATTGAACCCAGGCGCGGAATACGGCTATCGCCTCGGCGTCGATGATCACTTCAAATTTCGTGTGAACCAACGCACCGGGAATGATATTCTTGCCGAGGCGTGGGAAATTGACTATCGCCGCGACGAATATGTTTTGCAATTAACTCCGGAAGAGCTGGCCGCTTGCGAACGTTGGCGGCGCGAGTTGGGTTTGCGCGAAGCCGAAACTGTCATCGGTTTCAATACCGGTTGCTCGACGCTCTTTTCTCTCAAAAAACTCGAAATCGAAACGCAAGCCGCGGCCATTCGACAAATAGCTGTGGCCATGCCCGAGGTCAAAATCATCCTGCTCGGCGGCCGCGAAGACACTGAGCGCAATCAACGCCTGGCAGAGTTGTGCGAGGGCGCGGCGATTCCCACGCCGACGACATTGGGTTTGCGTGAGGGAATTGTTCTGGAGAATCTCGCAGACATTGTTGTCAGCGGCGACAGCCTGGGCATGCACATTGCCATTGGTTTGAAAAAATACGTCGTGGCCTGGTTCGGCCTTTCGTGCGCCGCGGAAATCGAGCTTTACGATCGCGGCGTCAAAATCATTCGCGATTTGCCGTGCGCGCCGTGCTGGAAAAAAGTATGCGACATGCCGCACGGCCCGATTTGCGTGACGGAATTCCGGCCGGAGTGGCTGGTGGAGGCTGTGTATACGACGCATAATAGCTCTCGTTTGCGAGAGGCGGTTTTAGAAAAAGCGAGTTGA
- a CDS encoding lamin tail domain-containing protein encodes MKRAALLFSFLLLSEARAQIILSEVMFNPRGNENSNEFVELFNASSADSISLAGWRIGDQSASEDIIAWQSGLKLAPQQFAVILDPSYFTSSTQYDALIPPEALILTISDNAFGSGGFSNSAAETVILINAAGDTVAKYFYSLGNPDGISDEKINLNEDDSPQNWTDALRVDGTPGARNSVAPSLIDAGLAEGSLQIEPGALREGMTATIRVLVRNLGVAPVAAFQVDFNLMATSPEFPATIFLGNFLSSRTLAQDDSMDVTLITPALRVGKYTLRAQLMLDEDANARNDTLAIPVAIGWPRSTLLINEIMFTPASGQPEWLEIYNPQSFSVPLLNWMIEDEAGSRGAIEKNIFIPPRSLRVLTASADMATLFNLPEDAVILTNRFPSLNNSGDLILLRDFSDAVIDSVFYEGDWGAPGKSIEKIWHERDNNRRNWLPSAAGQGATPAEFNSVSPREHDLQLEQLRFTPAQPHYGENVELEAMILNRGRKALSNYTVHFFYDPIGAQDSTVMVELGAFAAAQALAPEDFATVKLVWPQPPSGKNVVIADVRAPQDLVLTNNHLTAELWVGYPAHTVAINEIYYAPRSSEVEWFELFNCSNATANLARWRWQDAESEVAVIFPDSSFLLAPGAFAVISPKGSLPLLTPVALRVVIGNWLTLNNEADRIRLWDFNKGLQDSVSFRNRWGGDTGFSLERINPRLAAQDS; translated from the coding sequence ATGAAACGTGCGGCGCTGTTGTTTTCTTTTCTCTTGTTGAGTGAAGCACGGGCACAAATCATTCTCTCCGAAGTGATGTTCAATCCTCGCGGTAACGAAAACTCCAATGAATTCGTCGAGTTGTTCAATGCCAGTTCGGCCGATTCGATCTCGCTGGCGGGCTGGCGCATTGGCGATCAAAGCGCCTCAGAAGACATTATCGCGTGGCAATCCGGCTTGAAACTCGCGCCGCAACAATTCGCCGTGATTCTCGATCCGAGTTATTTCACGTCCTCAACGCAATACGATGCCCTCATTCCTCCGGAAGCCCTTATCCTCACGATTAGCGACAATGCCTTCGGCAGCGGCGGATTCTCAAACAGCGCCGCAGAAACCGTGATCTTGATCAATGCTGCGGGCGACACGGTGGCGAAGTATTTTTATTCCCTCGGCAATCCCGACGGCATCTCCGACGAGAAGATCAATTTGAATGAAGATGATTCTCCTCAAAATTGGACAGATGCGTTGCGGGTTGATGGCACGCCCGGCGCGCGAAATTCCGTTGCGCCGAGTTTGATCGATGCCGGTCTCGCCGAGGGCAGTTTGCAAATCGAGCCGGGCGCGTTGCGTGAAGGCATGACGGCAACGATTCGCGTGCTCGTGCGCAATCTCGGGGTCGCGCCGGTTGCAGCCTTTCAGGTCGATTTCAATCTCATGGCGACAAGCCCCGAATTTCCTGCAACGATTTTTCTGGGTAACTTTCTCTCCTCGCGAACGCTGGCGCAGGATGACAGCATGGACGTCACCCTCATAACACCCGCCTTGCGCGTGGGAAAATATACACTGCGCGCCCAACTCATGCTGGACGAGGATGCCAATGCGCGCAACGACACGCTAGCGATTCCGGTGGCGATAGGCTGGCCTCGCTCGACGTTGTTGATCAACGAAATAATGTTCACACCTGCCAGCGGCCAGCCGGAATGGCTTGAAATCTACAATCCGCAATCCTTCAGCGTGCCGTTGTTGAATTGGATGATCGAAGATGAAGCCGGCAGCCGCGGCGCCATAGAGAAAAATATTTTTATTCCGCCGCGCAGCTTGCGCGTGCTCACAGCCTCGGCAGACATGGCAACTCTCTTCAATCTACCTGAGGATGCCGTCATTCTCACCAATCGCTTTCCCTCCTTGAACAATTCCGGCGACTTGATTCTCTTGCGCGATTTCAGTGACGCCGTGATTGATTCCGTTTTCTATGAAGGCGACTGGGGCGCGCCCGGCAAGTCAATCGAAAAAATTTGGCACGAACGCGACAACAACCGCCGCAACTGGCTGCCGAGCGCCGCGGGGCAAGGCGCGACGCCGGCGGAATTCAACAGCGTCAGCCCGCGCGAGCATGATTTGCAACTCGAGCAATTGCGGTTTACACCAGCCCAGCCGCATTACGGCGAAAACGTGGAATTGGAAGCGATGATTCTGAATCGCGGCCGGAAGGCATTATCGAATTATACCGTGCATTTTTTCTATGATCCGATCGGCGCGCAGGATTCGACAGTGATGGTAGAATTGGGCGCTTTTGCCGCCGCGCAAGCACTGGCGCCCGAAGATTTTGCCACGGTAAAACTGGTCTGGCCGCAACCGCCCTCCGGCAAGAACGTTGTCATTGCCGACGTTCGTGCACCGCAGGATCTTGTTTTGACAAATAATCATCTCACAGCAGAATTGTGGGTGGGCTATCCGGCGCACACGGTGGCAATCAATGAAATCTATTATGCCCCGCGCAGCAGCGAGGTTGAATGGTTTGAGTTGTTCAATTGCAGCAACGCCACGGCTAATCTCGCCCGTTGGCGCTGGCAAGATGCCGAGTCCGAAGTGGCCGTGATTTTTCCGGACAGCAGTTTTTTGCTGGCGCCCGGGGCGTTTGCCGTTATTTCGCCGAAAGGCAGCTTGCCGCTGCTTACGCCTGTCGCTCTGCGCGTCGTTATCGGAAACTGGTTAACGCTGAATAACGAAGCGGATCGCATTCGACTATGGGATTTTAATAAAGGCTTACAAGACAGCGTGAGTTTTCGCAACCGCTGGGGCGGCGATACAGGTTTTTCTCTCGAACGCATCAATCCCAGATTGGCGGCACAGGATAGCAG